In Cellulomonas wangsupingiae, the genomic window CGTCGGGGCAGCGCGCCTGACCGGCGGCCCGGGTGCCCACGGGTGCCCGGGCCGCCGCACGTGTGCGGCGACGTCCTTGGCGTGGCCGCCCAGCCTCGCTCGGGACGGGCGACATCTTGCTCCTCCGCGGGGCTTCTGCCAAGACCTTCATGACGTTTTCTTGACCTCAGGGGTGTCGAGGGCCAAGCGCAGGGCCATGAAGGGCCCGGTGGGCGTCAGATTGTGACAGAAATGTGAAGATTCTCACCGACCTGCACCGCAGCGCTCGGTCAAGGAGCAGGATGCGAGGTGGCCGCCCAGCCTCGCGCCCAACGGGTGTCACGACGCCCCGATGCGCGGGAACGGCTCCAGGGAGAACGCCACCTCGACGGGCACGTCGAAGAACTGCGCGATGCGCAGGGCGAGGTGCAGCGACGGGCTGTACTCGCCGCGCTCCAGGTACCCGACCGTCTGGTAGTGCACCCCCAGCGCGTCCGCGAGCTCGCGTCGGCTGACGCCCCGCTCGGCCCGCAGCACGGCGATGCGGTTGTGGACGGTCTCACCCGTCTGCGGCCGGCGCCGCTCCTCGGTCGCCACGTCAGCCGTGCATGAGCGTCTGCAGGCGGTCCGTCAGGGCGCTCGCGGTCTGCCGCGCGTTCATCCGGCGCAGCACGACGGGCGCTGCGACGAGCCCGGCGACCGCCCACGCCAGCAGCACGAGCGCCGCGATCTCGGGGTGCCACGCACCCCCCAGCTCCAGACCCTCGGCGCCGGCGGGCAGGCTCGTCGACCGCAGGCCGTGCGCGAGCCAGTACAGGGGGAACGCCTGGACGGCCCACTCGGCCCACGGCGGCACGGTCTGCGGGCCGAAGACCCCGGACAGGAACGCGAGGACGACGACGGGGGCCATGACGAACATCATGACGCGGGTCGGGCGCCCGGCGAGCGCGCCGCCCACGATGCCGACGGGCAGGGTGGCCAGCGTGCCCAGCAGCAGCCACCCGGCCAGCGCGGCCCAGCCTCCCGCGCCCTGGTGCATGGGGTCTCCGAGCAGGAAGGGCCAGGGGACCAGCAGGATCGCGAGCATGGGGAGCGCGGCGAGCACCTGGCCGACCACGATGCCCACCGTGTACGTCGTCGTGCCGCGCGGCGTGGTGCGCAGCCGCAGCACCGTGCCGTCCTCCACCTCGGCGGACAGGGCGAACGCCGGGCCCATGGCCATGCCGAACAGGACGGTGGCGGCCAGGATGCCGGGCAGCGCGAGGCTCGGCAGGCTCAGGCCGCCGCTGCCCGGGATGATCGTGTCGCGCTGCGTGACGAGGTACACCAGGACGCCGATCCCGATGACGACGTTCCAGCCGAGGTCCTCGGGGTTGCGCAGCATGTGCCGGAACTCGGTGACGCCGCGGCGCAGACCGGTGCGGACGGCCCAGGCGCGGGGTGCGGGCGTGCTCATCGCGAGACCTCCAGGTCCGGTCGGGTGCTGCGGGCCTCGTGGTGGCGGACGATCTCGAGGTACGCGTCCTCGAGCGTGGCGTGCACGACCTCGAGGTCCTCGACGTCGCCGCCCGCGAGCAGCTCGCGCGTGAACCCCACGGGGTCGTGCGTGCTGTGGACCTGGCGCGCACCGCCGACGCTCCAGCGCACCTCCGACGGGCCGGCGACCTGACGGGCGACGGCTGCCGGGCTGCCGTCCGCGACGATGCGCCCGCCGGCCAGCAGCAGGATGCGGTCCGCGACGGTCTCGGCCTCCGCCAGGTCGTGCGTCGTCATGAGCACGACGGTGCCGTCGAGGTCGACCACTTCGTGGATCAGCTCGTGGAACTCGCGTCGTGCGGCGGGGTCGAGCCCGGCGGTCGGCTCGTCGAGGATGAGCAGGTCGGGTCGGCCGACGAGCCCGACGGCGACGTCGAAGCGGCGGCGCTGACCACCGGACAGGGTGGCCATGCGCTGGTGGGCGGCCGCGGTGAGCCCGACGCGCGCGAGCAGGTCGTCGACGTCCCGCGGGCGGGCGAGACCGGCGCGGGCGTAGGGCCGGTAGGCGTCGGCGAGGTGGGCGAGCAGCTCGCGCACGCGCCACCGGCGGTGGTCGCGCCAGGACTGCAGGACCACCCCGATCCGGGCGCGCCACGCGTCGTCGCCGTGCTCGGGGTCCACGCCGAGGACCTCGACGTCCCCGGCGTCGCGCCGGCGGAACCCCTCGATGATCTCGACCGTCGTGGTCTTGCCCGCCCCGTTGGGCCCGAGCAGGGCGACGACCTCACCGGGCTCGACGTCGAGGTCGACGCCGTCGAGCACGGTGCGGCCGCCGTAGGCCATGCGCAGGCCGGCGACGCGGACAGCGGCGTTCCGGGTGGGCTCCATGTAGCAGTTGTACTACATATTGTTGCACCTACGCTACCAACGGCGACGCAATCACCCACCGGTGGCCGAACGGGTCGACGAGCCACCCGCGGCGCTCGTCGCCCTGGTCGCTCGGCTCGCGGTCGACGGTCGCGCCGGCTGCCACGGCGCGCGCGTACACCGCGTCGGCGTCCGCGACGCCGAGCGCGATCGCCGCGGTCGCGTGGCCCGCGCTGCGGGGCGCCCACGCCCCGTACTCGTGCGCCTCGTCGGACAGGTAGAGCGCAGCGCCGTCGATCGCGAGGGCGACGAACCCGATGCGACCGTCCTCCTCGTAGCGCTCGCCCGTCTCGACCGCGCCGAACGCTGCGGCGTAGAAGTCGATCGCGGCGCGGGCGTCGTGGACGGTCAGGTAGGGCGTCAGCATGGTCACGGGTCCTCCAGGTGGTTCGGTGTCGTCCCTGGAGACGGACCGGTCCCGGCGACCGGACTCATCGGGCTGGAGCCGGTGCACCGGCGTCGGCGCAGGGTGGTAGGACGGTGCCATGACGACACCTCCCGACGGTGGGCCCTCCGCCGCCACGCCCTTCCACGACCTCGACGCGTACGTCGCGCTGCCTCGCCTGTCCGGGCTCGTGCTGTCCCCCGACGGCTCGCGCCTCGTGACGGCCGTGCAGACGCTCGACCGCAAGCGCACCGCGTACGTCACCGCCCTGTGGGAGGTCGACCCCGCGGGCGAGCGGCCGGCGCGGCGGCTGACCCGCTCGGCGAAGAGCGAGGCGTCCGCCGCGTTCACGCCCGCGGGAGACCTGCTGTTCACGAGCGCTCGCCCCGACCCGGACGCCCAGGACCCGGACGAGGACCCGACGCCGGCGCTGTGGCTGCTGCCCGCCGACGGCGCGGAGGCGCGGGTCGTCGCCGACCGCACCGCCGGCCTCGGTGGCGTGCAGGTCGCGACCGCGGCGCCGACCGTGCTCGCGGTGTCCGACGTGCTGCCGTCGGCCGCCGACGCCGCGGACGACGACCGCCTGCGCAAGGCGCGCAAGGAGAACAAGGTCTCCGCGATCCTGCACACCGGGTACCCGGTGCGGTACTGGGACCACGACCTGGGGCCCGCCTCGCCGCACGCGTTCGTCGGGACGCTCGGGGACGACGTCGCCGCGCCTCTCGCGGGGGAGCGCGACCCCCGCCTCGAGCTGTCGGACGTGACGCCCGACGCGCGCATCGCGCTGCTCGAGCACTCGCCCGCGCTCAGCCCCGACGGCCGTACGGTCGTCACGCCCTGGAACCGCGCCGTCGCGCGCGGCGTCATGCGGATGCACCTGGTCGCCGTCGACGTCGCGACCGGTGAGCGCCGCGTGCTCGTCGACGACGAGGCCGCCGACATCGGCCACGCCGTGGTGTCCCCGGACGGGCGCTGGGTCGCGTACGCGCGCGAGACGGTCTCGACGCCGGAGCAGGCGCCCGCCGTCGAGCTGTGGGTCGTGCCGCTGACCGGCGGCGAGCCGCGGCGTCTCGCCGCCGACTGGGACCGCTGGCCGTCCGGGCCGGTCTGGCTGCCCTCGTCCGACGGCCTGCTGGTCGTCGCCGACGACGACGGCCGGGCGCCGGTGTTCCACGTGGAACTGAGCACGGGCGCCGTGACGCGCGTGACCAGCGACGACGCAGCGTTCTCCGACGTGCAGGTGAGCCCCGACGGGCGCACCGCCTACGCGCTGCGCGCGTCGTACGAGGCGCCTGCCCACCCGGTGCGTCTGGACCTGGCGGCCGCGCTCGCCGCCGGCCCCGTCGCCGGTGAGCCGCTGCGGTCCCCGGCCCCCGACGTCGCACTGCCGGGGCGCCTCGAGGAGGTCGTCACGACGGCCGCCGACGGCACGCGGGTGCGGGCCTGGCTCGCGCTGCCCGACGGTGCCGGCCCCGACGCCAGGGCGCCGCTGCTGCTGTGGATCCACGGCGGACCGCTCAGCTCGTGGAACACGTGGTCGTGGCGCTGGAACCCGTGGCTGATGGTCGCGCAGGGCTACGCCGTGCTGCTGCCGGACCCGGGCCTGTCCACCGGGTACGGCCAGGACTTCGTCCAGCGCGGCTGGGGCGCCTGGGGTGCCGCGCCGTACACCGACCTGATGGCCGCGACCGACGCCGCGCTCGAGCGCGACGACCTCGACCCCGAGCGGACGGCCGCGATGGGCGGGTCGTTCGGCGGGTACATGGCCAACTGGGTGGCCGGGCACACCGACCGGTTCCGTGCGATCGTCACGCACGCGAGCCTGTGGGCCCTCGACCAGTTCGGCCCGACCACCGACGCCGCGTACTACTGGGGCCGCGAGATGTCGCCCGAGATGGCGCTCGAGCACTCGCCGCACCGGTTCGTCGGTGACATCGTCACGCCGGTGCTGGTCATCCACGGCGACAAGGACTACCGCGTGCCCATCGGTGAGGGCCTGCGCCTGTGGTACGAGCTGCTGTCCGCCTCGGGCCTGCCCGCCGACGACGAGGGACGCAGCCCGCACCGCTTCCTGTACTACCCGGACGAGAACCACTGGGTGCTCACGCCGCAGCACGCCAAGGTCTGGTACGGCACGGTCGAGGCGTTCCTCGCCGAGCACGTGCTGGGACGCACGGGGGACGACGCGGTCGCGTACCCGGAGGTGCTGGGCTGACGGCGGGCGAGCGGGCGCGGGCAACCACGCCCGCGCCCGCTCGCCTCACGGGATGACGTGGTAGGCGACGCCCTCGTAGGTCCAGTTGCGGTCGCCGGCCCGGATGTGGTCCGTCTCCGCCTGGCTGGCGGTGAAGAAGTGCTTGCCGAACAGCGGGCTCCAGAACCTGTGCAGCGGGACGGTCCCGGCCCTCTGGTCCGGGAAGGAGCAGTACGCCACGCCCTCGTACGACCAGTTGCGGTCGCCGGCGATGATCCTGCTCTTCTCGCCCTCGTCCTGGGTGTAGAAGTGCGACTGGAAGACGGGGGAGTAGAACCGGTGGACGGGCCGCCCGTCGGGGCAGGCCGCACCGTCCGGGGCGACCGCGCTGAACGCCACTCCCTCGTACTGCCAGCTGCGGTCGTCGAGGTAGATGTTCTCCGCCTCCGTCTCGCTCGTGGTGAAGAAGTGCGCGTTGTCGAACGTGGGGCTCCAGAACCGGAACACGGTGACGGGGGGACTCGTCGTCGGGCCGGTGCCGGGGCCCGCCGTCACGGGTGACGAGAAGGCGCGCAGGAAGCTCGACGGGGCGGAGTCGAAGGCCTTGTCGAAGCCCCCGTACGTCTGCACGACGGTGATCGACGCGCTGACCTGCGTCGGTGAGCCGATGCAGCCGGTGGGGACGGTGAGCGAGATCTGGTTGCCGACGTGCGAGCCGGTCCCCGAGCACGTCTGCACCCACGGGTCGGCACGGTGGAAGATCCACTCGTCCCCGAACTTGAAGCCCTCGAAGTCGGCCACGTCGTCGCCGTTCGTGTCGAGATCGACGTCGACGTTGTAGGGCCAGGTGGTGCCCGCGGGCTCCCGCGTCCAGAACGTGAGCGCGAAGCTCGTCGCGTCGAGGGACAGCCGGTACGCCTGGATGTCGCTCGACGCATCGGTGCGCCACTCGCCGACCCCGTCCGCGAACGTGGCGGAGGCCGCCGACGCGGGTGCGGCCGCGACCAGGCCGAGGCCGGCGGCGAGGGCGAGAGCGGTCAGGGCCGCGCGGGCACGGCGCCCGCGTGTCGACGTCGTCATGGGGGTGGTGCTCGATTCTGTGCGCGCCGGCAGCTGCCCGACGGGGCCGCGGCGGCCTCCCCGTGCGGTTCGGCACCGCGGCGCGCGGCATGACCGGGGCGGCCCGTTCTCCGCAGGATCTGCACAAGTGCGGGCCCCCGGTACGCCCGATCGGGCGCAGCCGGCCTCAGAGGTCGGCCGGGTCCACCAGGAAGTCCGCCTCGTCGGCCACCTCGCCGCCGACGGCCGCCTGCAGCACCTTCGCCACGGCGGCGACCATCGGGGCCGCGCGCGAGCGCGCGACGCGGTGCTCGAACGACGGCCGCTCCTGCTCCCGCTGCTCGATCTCGAACGGCTCCCACCGCACGCGGTACGCGACGACGCCGGCGCCCGTCCACGGCAGGTCCTCCATGAGCGGGGGGAGCTGCTCGCACGCGGCCACCTCGACGGCGAGCATGCCGTCGACGCCCAGGTCGACCAGCACCCCGAACGCCTCGGCGGGCGGCGGCGCGGCGAGCATGAGCTCGTCGTACGCGTCGGCCTCCGCCATGAGGCGCCGGCGCTCGTCGTCGTCGGCGACACCGTGCCTCTCGAGGGCGGCCCGCAGGCCGGACCCGCCGGCCTCCGGCGCACCACCGACCGCGCCCTGCGAGCCGCGACCCGTCAGCACGGTCGGTCCCGTCCAGGACCCCGGCGTCGCGACCGACAGGTAGGCGTGCGGCTGCACGCGCTGGACGAGGGCCAGCACGTCCGCGGGCTCGACCCAGCGGTCGGTGAGCACGGTGAGGTCGGTGGCCGCGTCCGGGTCGGGCGTCAGGACGGCACCGGTCTGCGTGCGGACCGCACCTCCCAGGCGCCGCGCGGCGGCGACGAGCCACTGCAGGGTGCGCGCCTCCTCCCGGATCGGCAGGCCGTCGGGAAAGGCGCGCTTGACGCCGTCGCGGTCGCCGCCGGGCCCCGGGCGCTCACCGCGCTCGCGGGGGGTCTGCAGCACCCACAGCACCACCGTCGACGCCGGCAGTCCGAGCCCGATCGCGTCCTGCGTGTCGATGCCGTACGGCCCGGTGAGCGTCGAGAGCCGTGCCAGGCGCAGGGACCGCACGGACGGGCGGGCGACCGACCGGATCCCGAAGGCGGCGGTCACGGCCGGCAGCATGCCCGTGCGGGTGGCGGACTCGCGCGCGGCGTCCTCCCACCGGACGTTGCGGAACCTGCTGGCGGCGAGGACCTCGACCTCCTCGGTCTCGACCCCCTCGGGCAGCGCGAGCAGGTGCCGGTCGACGAGCGCGGGGTCGTCGGCCGCGAGCGACGGGTACCGGTCGGCCACCATCAGACGTCCGTCCGGTGGAACCCCTGCCAGGATCGCGACGCGGTCGGGCCGCGCTGCCCCTGGTACCGCGAGCCGTAGGCCGCCGACCCGTAGGGGTTCTCGGTGGGGGAGGTCAGGCGGAAGAAGCACAGCTGACCGATCTTCATGCCGGGCCACAGCAGGATGGGCAGCGTCGCGACGTTCGACAGCTCGAGGGTCACGTGCCCGCTGAAGCCGGGGTCGATGAACCCGGCGGTCGAGTGCGTGAGCAGACCGAGCCGGCCGAGCGAGGACTTGCCCTCCAGGCGTGCGGCGACGTCGTCGGGGAGCGTGACCTGCTCGTACGTCGACCCCAGGACGAACTCGCCGGGGTGCAGGACGAAGGGCTCGCCGCGGTCGACCTCGACGAGCCGCGTCAGGTCCGGCTGCTCGGCCGCGGGGTCGATGAACGGGTACTTGTGGTTGTCGAAGAGCCGGAAGTACCTGTCGAGGCGCACGTCGATGCTCGACGGCTGGACCATGCCGGGCTCGTAGGGGTCGAGGGCGACCCTCCCGGACTCGAGCTCGGCGCGGATGTCGCGGTCGGAGAGCAGCACGGGGCCACCGTATAGCCTGC contains:
- a CDS encoding helix-turn-helix transcriptional regulator, whose protein sequence is MATEERRRPQTGETVHNRIAVLRAERGVSRRELADALGVHYQTVGYLERGEYSPSLHLALRIAQFFDVPVEVAFSLEPFPRIGAS
- a CDS encoding ABC transporter permease, yielding MSTPAPRAWAVRTGLRRGVTEFRHMLRNPEDLGWNVVIGIGVLVYLVTQRDTIIPGSGGLSLPSLALPGILAATVLFGMAMGPAFALSAEVEDGTVLRLRTTPRGTTTYTVGIVVGQVLAALPMLAILLVPWPFLLGDPMHQGAGGWAALAGWLLLGTLATLPVGIVGGALAGRPTRVMMFVMAPVVVLAFLSGVFGPQTVPPWAEWAVQAFPLYWLAHGLRSTSLPAGAEGLELGGAWHPEIAALVLLAWAVAGLVAAPVVLRRMNARQTASALTDRLQTLMHG
- a CDS encoding ABC transporter ATP-binding protein — translated: MEPTRNAAVRVAGLRMAYGGRTVLDGVDLDVEPGEVVALLGPNGAGKTTTVEIIEGFRRRDAGDVEVLGVDPEHGDDAWRARIGVVLQSWRDHRRWRVRELLAHLADAYRPYARAGLARPRDVDDLLARVGLTAAAHQRMATLSGGQRRRFDVAVGLVGRPDLLILDEPTAGLDPAARREFHELIHEVVDLDGTVVLMTTHDLAEAETVADRILLLAGGRIVADGSPAAVARQVAGPSEVRWSVGGARQVHSTHDPVGFTRELLAGGDVEDLEVVHATLEDAYLEIVRHHEARSTRPDLEVSR
- a CDS encoding VOC family protein, which gives rise to MLTPYLTVHDARAAIDFYAAAFGAVETGERYEEDGRIGFVALAIDGAALYLSDEAHEYGAWAPRSAGHATAAIALGVADADAVYARAVAAGATVDREPSDQGDERRGWLVDPFGHRWVIASPLVA
- a CDS encoding S9 family peptidase, producing MTTPPDGGPSAATPFHDLDAYVALPRLSGLVLSPDGSRLVTAVQTLDRKRTAYVTALWEVDPAGERPARRLTRSAKSEASAAFTPAGDLLFTSARPDPDAQDPDEDPTPALWLLPADGAEARVVADRTAGLGGVQVATAAPTVLAVSDVLPSAADAADDDRLRKARKENKVSAILHTGYPVRYWDHDLGPASPHAFVGTLGDDVAAPLAGERDPRLELSDVTPDARIALLEHSPALSPDGRTVVTPWNRAVARGVMRMHLVAVDVATGERRVLVDDEAADIGHAVVSPDGRWVAYARETVSTPEQAPAVELWVVPLTGGEPRRLAADWDRWPSGPVWLPSSDGLLVVADDDGRAPVFHVELSTGAVTRVTSDDAAFSDVQVSPDGRTAYALRASYEAPAHPVRLDLAAALAAGPVAGEPLRSPAPDVALPGRLEEVVTTAADGTRVRAWLALPDGAGPDARAPLLLWIHGGPLSSWNTWSWRWNPWLMVAQGYAVLLPDPGLSTGYGQDFVQRGWGAWGAAPYTDLMAATDAALERDDLDPERTAAMGGSFGGYMANWVAGHTDRFRAIVTHASLWALDQFGPTTDAAYYWGREMSPEMALEHSPHRFVGDIVTPVLVIHGDKDYRVPIGEGLRLWYELLSASGLPADDEGRSPHRFLYYPDENHWVLTPQHAKVWYGTVEAFLAEHVLGRTGDDAVAYPEVLG
- the dcd gene encoding dCTP deaminase, translating into MLLSDRDIRAELESGRVALDPYEPGMVQPSSIDVRLDRYFRLFDNHKYPFIDPAAEQPDLTRLVEVDRGEPFVLHPGEFVLGSTYEQVTLPDDVAARLEGKSSLGRLGLLTHSTAGFIDPGFSGHVTLELSNVATLPILLWPGMKIGQLCFFRLTSPTENPYGSAAYGSRYQGQRGPTASRSWQGFHRTDV